One region of Primulina tabacum isolate GXHZ01 chromosome 17, ASM2559414v2, whole genome shotgun sequence genomic DNA includes:
- the LOC142531809 gene encoding uncharacterized protein LOC142531809 — translation MDSGNSDSSSCGEEQEYDSRAAAACSFSSFMNHPVPPQPLPFDPFSNFLQLQNSSPLNPNVFWSRNSDLSFENPCPNNNIINFPFTAPAQPPTVVGSGGNNLTDAPQAIAAENGTQNRNPAARNTKKRSRASRRAPTTVLTTDTSNFRAMVQEFTGIPAPPFTSSSLYQRSRLDLYGASSSMRLKSHDAAHPPHLHRPFAQEVQRPPHPQPFLTSTASISSSSTTNSAASTSTPPMNYRPLSTQNSNLFNLISNHNLTSFLPIEHKFPFSSSVNLPSKVQGSFEIPTNHGLHSNVKTAGFDEFPFRLGNVSAAIGNLPNLVSSDQIQPRTDHNNDADETRTLKGIHNFSRNIKNQNMNYFQNSSTDFHGDKGQENIGTRSSEGMMESWICSSELK, via the coding sequence ATGGATTCTGGCAATAGTGACTCGTCGAGCTGTGGTGAGGAACAGGAGTATGATTCACGCGCCGCCGCCGCCTGCTCCTTCTCTTCTTTTATGAATCACCCAGTACCTCCCCAGCCGCTACCATTCGATCCATTTTCTAACTTTTTACAACTCCAAAATTCATCTCCGTTAAATCCTAATGTTTTCTGGTCAAGAAACAGTGATCTTAGTTTTGAAAATCCTTGCCCTAACAATAACATCATCAACTTCCCCTTCACGGCTCCTGCCCAGCCACCAACGGTGGTTGGATCCGGTGGCAACAATCTCACCGATGCACCGCAAGCAATTGCCGCAGAGAACGGGACTCAAAACAGGAACCCAGCGGCGCGTAACACGAAGAAAAGATCTAGAGCTTCGAGACGCGCGCCTACAACTGTTCTTACAACGGATACATCAAATTTCAGGGCAATGGTGCAAGAATTCACCGGCATCCCCGCGCCGCCTTTCACCTCATCTTCACTATACCAAAGAAGCAGGCTTGATCTTTACGGTGCATCCTCAAGCATGAGATTAAAATCCCACGACGCCGCTCATCCACCGCATCTCCACCGACCATTTGCACAAGAAGTTCAACGGCCGCCTCATCCGCAGCCATTTCTTACCTCTACTGCTTCCATTTCATCTTCAAGTACTACCAACAGTGCAGCTTCGACTTCAACTCCTCCGATGAACTACCGACCACTCTCGACTCAAAATTCAAATCTTTTCAACTTGATTTCGAACCACAATCTCACTTCATTCCTTCCAATAGAACACAAATTCCCATTCTCAAGTTCTGTTAATCTCCCGTCTAAAGTTCAGGGTTCTTTCGAAATCCCAACAAATCATGGCCTGCATTCAAATGTCAAAACGGCAGGGTTTGATGAATTTCCTTTCCGCCTCGGGAACGTTTCTGCAGCCATTGGTAACCTCCCAAACCTTGTTTCCTCCGATCAAATCCAACCCAGAACGGATCATAATAATGACGCAGATGAAACAAGAACTTTGAAAGGAATCCACAATTTCTCGAGGAATATaaaaaatcagaacatgaattaTTTTCAGAATTCCTCAACGGATTTTCATGGCGACAAGGGGCAGGAAAACATTGGCACGAGGAGTTCAGAAGGTATGATGGAATCATGGATTTGTTCTTCCGAGTTGAAATGA